From the bacterium genome, the window TGAACGGCGGAAATGTTCTCCAGGTACTTTTCGTGAGGAGAATAGGCGTAAACGATCGTGTACAGCAGAGCGCCTGCGGCGTCGTGTTTCACCACGACTATCTCATTGGTGGAGTCGTGATAGGTGTAGTCGAGTATGCCGGTCATTCCCCCGTGAACGTCGAAGCTAAGCACTTGGTGGATCAGGCCATCCGGGTTGTAAACAAAAACAGTGCGATCATCCAGCGAATCCCCGAAATAGGTGAGCTCTTCGAGCCAGATATTCTTCTCCCCAAAAGTGTTGATCGTCCTGGTAGCGCCGGATGAGTCGATCACGACCTGCTCGATGGGGTTCCCCCGTTGATCGAAATGATTGCTTTGCCAGAGGAGTGAGTCGGCGGGTCGGTCCGGCTTGTCGGGAAGCATCACCCATGCATGCTGGATTCTGACCTTATGCTGCGCAAACGTGGCGCGGATCCGCTCCTTTTGCTGCTGTTCATCGCGTGTTTTGGGAGGTTCGTCATGAGCGATAAGTGAGGTACAGAGAAACAGCATCCAGATTCCGAGGAAACAACCTGCCGTGAACGTCCTGTTCATCTCCCAAACTCCTGTCCCGTTGTCGCGAATCTCATTGTCCGTGGGAGGCCCCAATAGCAGGGGTCACCTGATAACCTGGTCCGGCGAAAAAGGTAATATGACTAACCCGGATTGTCAACGTATGCACCGGTGAATAATAGTGAGAAGACTCAACGTTCAGGTGCCGAACGGCTGGACTCAGCATCATCCTGGAATAGCGTGTCCGATACCTGCCAATTGTCTGCCAAACAAGGGGGGGAGCGTGAATATTGTCCGGATCGGGAGGTACTGCTTTTTAGTTGGTGGGCGAACAGCGCCCGCCTAGATTAGAGTAAAACTGGGGGCGCAATCGAGCGGCAACTTAACAGGCTATAGCACAAAGGGAGATAGATATGCTCTTCATTCTCGCACTTCTCATCAGTATCGCCGCGTTTTTTGTCTGGCGGCGCGCAATCGTCGTCATGCGTCAGAGCAGCAGTGTGGCTCGGTCAGCCGGATCAGTTGCGTTGCTCTTTTCGGTCATCTTCGGGGTGGTCGCCTTGACCCAGTGTTTCTCACAGGTGCCGGCGGGACATGTCGGCGTTATTGACTTCTTCGGCATCGTCTCAGACCGCGTACTCCCCGCCGGGATCAATCTGGTCAATCCATTGGCGCGCGTCGTCAAGTTTTCGATCCAGACCAAAGAGCAGAAAGAGACCATGCAGGTATTGTCGCGCGAAGGTCTCACTATCGGGTTGGAAATATCCGCCCTGTATCGGTTAAATCCTGATTCGGCCGCTTCAGTTTACAAAACTGTGGCCGGAGGAGATTACGAGTCGGTCATTCTGGCGCCGCAGTTCCGGTCGATAAGTCGCGCGGTGACCGCCGGATTCCAAGCGAGTGCACTCTACTCGACCGAACGTGAACGACTCGGCGTGACCATTCAGGAAGAGCTCTCCAAAACCATGGAGAAGCGAGGGGTCTATATCGAGTCAACGCCGCTTCGCAATGTAGCACTCCCGACCCAATTGACCGAGGCGATCGAGCAGAAACAGCGTGCCGACCAGGAAAGCCAGCGGATGGAGTTCATTCTGACTAAGGAGAAGCAGGAGGCCGACCGGAAGCGGATCGAGGCTCAGGGAATCTCCGATTTCCAGAAGATCGTCTCTTCGGGGATCAGCGAGCAACTCCTTCGATGGAAAGGAGTGGAGGCGACCGAAAAGCTGGCGCATTCACCCAACACCAAAGTGATCATTGTCGGATCCGGCAAAGATGGCCTGCCGATCATCCTCGATACTAAGTAGATATTTTCTCAACAAAATAAATAGAGGTGGCTGCAAAACGCGGCCACCTCTTTGTCTGTCTATTCGTCTAAGTGCTACTTCTGCATCACAGCACCGCTGGAATCCAACTCGATATATCCACCCTTCTCAAATGACTTTCCATCGCGAGTGAAAGGTGCTGCAAGGCGCGCGCGCCGGAGTTGGCCGTTCTCCCAGAACGTCACATTGGCACCATCACCGAAGACATCCGCCATCCAGCTGTACTTCGCCACCGGGATATCCTGAATCATCTGATCTTGCGCCGGCCAGGCGATCTTCAGTTTCCCGTTCGGGTGGAAGACCGTCTGGAATCCATGTCCTTCACCTTTACAGAGTACGCCCTGGATGTTTGTCTCCTGTTGCAGGAAGGCAAAGTCAAATTCACCCTCACTGGAGAATGCAACGACCGTCCCTTTTGGCAACTCTTGCCCAGAAAGCGTGTCGACCGCGCCCAGCGTACAGCTACGGAGATTGCCGTTGGGATAATAGGAGATATGCCCCACACAAGTGACAGACTGCACTTCGACCGGTCCGGAAAGCGCCTGTCCGGACTTGTTCAGTTGACCCTGCGCACCCTTCTCAGGACGGCTCATCAGAGCAAACAGAATGACCAGCGCCAGCGCCGTGGCCCCGAGAAGAACGGCACGAATCTGCTTGTTGCGTCGTTGGTCGGATTCGGAATCTTCGCGACGTTCACCCAATAGACAGATTGCGGCGATCAGCATGCAGCCAACCAGCAACCAGACTGGGACTGAATTACTGTTGAAGCGATACAAGTGAAACCAAAAGACCATTGCGAATGCAAGCGCCGCAATACCGACTCCGACTGGACGGGGGTATCTTCGTGACAGATATCCTGCAATCGCAATGACCAGTCCGACTGTAAGACCGATGATCGACCCGGTCGACAGACCCTCCGAGAGAATGACAAAGGTCGCGATCACCAACCCCAGCACGATGATGATGATTGAGGCCGCCTTCCGCAGCTCACCATGCATCACCAGGTTGGTCACTCCCCGCGCTACCAGGCCAATGATCAGAAGCAGATACATCTCATCCGGCTGTTCTCC encodes:
- a CDS encoding prohibitin family protein; this translates as MLFILALLISIAAFFVWRRAIVVMRQSSSVARSAGSVALLFSVIFGVVALTQCFSQVPAGHVGVIDFFGIVSDRVLPAGINLVNPLARVVKFSIQTKEQKETMQVLSREGLTIGLEISALYRLNPDSAASVYKTVAGGDYESVILAPQFRSISRAVTAGFQASALYSTERERLGVTIQEELSKTMEKRGVYIESTPLRNVALPTQLTEAIEQKQRADQESQRMEFILTKEKQEADRKRIEAQGISDFQKIVSSGISEQLLRWKGVEATEKLAHSPNTKVIIVGSGKDGLPIILDTK